CCAACCGAGTAACAGAGCGTGCAATCGGCAGCGAAGTTATGGAAAGCCTGACCCCGAGCCAAATGGTGGTCAAAATTGTCAATGAAGAGTTGACAACGCTGATGGGCACCGACGACGCGGATATGCGCCTGAAGATGCCATCTTCAGGTCCCTGTATTGTATTGCTCTGTGGATTGCAGGGCGCCGGTAAAACGACGCATGCCGCAAAGCTTGGAAAACTGCTTAAAAGGCAGGGTCATCGTCCATTGCTGGTCGCCTGCGACGTTTATCGCCCAGCTGCAATTAAGCAGTTGCAGGTAGTCGGAGAACAGGCCGGTGTCCCTGTTTTTGAGATGGGCAAAGATGATCCGGTCAGAATCAGCGTAAAAGCGATTAAACATGCCAAAGATTATGGCAATGATATTGTTTTGATTGATACAGCCGGCCGACTGCAGATCGATGATGTTCTGATGGATGAACTGGAGAATATCAAAGCGGCAGTTAAGCCCAGTGAGATTTTGCTGGTAGTCGATAGTATGACCGGTCAGGAAGCGGTCAATGTTGCAAAAGCATTTGATGATAAGCTTGGAATTACAGGCGTCATTTTGACAAAGCTCGACGGTGATACCCGCGGCGGCGCCGCACTTTCGGTTAAAGCTGTTACCGGAAAGCCGATCAAATATGCTGGAGTCGGTGAGAAGCTTGATGATCTGGAAGTCTTTCACGGCGACCGTATGGCAAGCCGAATTCTTGGCATGGGCGACGTTTTAACTTTGATCGAAAATGCTGAACAGACGATGGACGAAAAAGAAGCCCGTAAGACTGCTCAGAAGATGATGCACAACAAGCTGGATTACAATGACCTTTTGTCTCAGTTCCAGCAGATGCAGAAAATGGGACCGATGCGTTCCGTTCTGGAAAAATTCGGCGTCGATACCCGTAAAATTGATGATAAAGCGGTAGATGACCGCATGGTTGATAAACAGATTGCAATTATTCGCAGTATGACAAAAGAAGAGCGCGAAAAGCCTGCTGTAATGAATCCAAACCGGAAGCGGCGTATTGCCGCCGGAAGCGGAACCAAAGTGGAAGATGTGAACAAACTGATCCGCAGTATGGAACAGATTCAAAAAGTCACGAAGATGATGAAAAAGAGCGGCAAAAAAGGAAAGTTTCGGCTTCCGCCTGGTATGCTCAATGGGATGGGCCCCGGAATGGGGTTTTGATTTAGCTGGATACTTTTATTAACTTGTTATCTATTAAAAAATTATTAGATAAATAATTATAATTCAATATGGAGGTGAAAATTATGGCAGTAAAAATTCGTTTGCGCAGAATGGGTGCAAAAAAGAACCCTTTCTATCGCATTGTTGTAGCAGATTCCCGTTACCCTCGTGACGGCCGTTTCATTGAAGAAATCGGTTATTATAATCCGCTTACTGAGCCTTCCGAAGTAAAGGTTGACTCTGAAAAGGTAAAAGAGTGGATCAAAAATGGCGCTCAGCCGACCGATACAGTGAAAGCACTGTTTAAGAAAAATGGCGTACTGTGAGAAGGAGTGAATAAAAATGCAGGAACTCTTACTTGCGATTGCCAAGGGTTTAGTCGAAAAACCTGACCAAGTTTCCGTTACAGAAGATGCTCCGATTGAGGATGGTACGATTGTTTATCATCTGCATGTTGCAGAAGAGGATATGGGTCGTGTGATCGGAAAACAGGGCCGAATTGCAAAAGCAATCCGTGTGGTTATGCGTGCAGCAGCCACCCGAAAGGAAACTAAAATTTCTGTGGAAATCGACTGATAAAATGAGAAGCAGTGGACTGCCTTTTTGCAGAACAGCAGACAGCGTTTTTGTTTGCTTTTTGCAGAAAATGTCTGCCGCTTTTTCTTTACTCTAAGGAGGGGCGTTTATGCAGTCTGAATATTTAGAGGCCGGGCAGGTCGTTGGAACACATGGTATCCAGGGAGAACTGCGCCTTTTACCATGGTGTGATTCGGCAGATTTTCTGTGCCGCTTTAAAATGTTTTATCGGAAAGATGGCACTGGCCTAAAAGTCCTTTCTGCAAGGACCCATAAGACGCTTTTGTTGGTTCGGTTGGAAGGAATTGAGACAGTCGAGATGGCCGATGCTATGCGCGGACAAGTCCTTTATTTTGCAAGAAAAGACGCGAACCTTCCGAAAGGTGCTTATTTTCGTCAGGACTTAATTGGTTTGTCGGCTGTAGATGCAGAGACTGGAAAATCTTATGGCATTTTAACGGATATTCTGGAGACAGGTGCAAATGATGTTTATGAGGTCACAGATGAAAAGGGAGAAAAACATTTGATGCCGGCCGTTAAAGAAATGGTGGAATCCGTTCATATTGAAGAGGGCATTTTAAAGATTCGTCCGATTGGGGGAATCTTCGATGAGGATTGATCTCATTACGCTTTTTCCAGAAATGTGCGAACGGGTGCTTTCCGAAAGTATCATCGGAAGAGGCAGAAAAAAAGGTGCATTGCAGGTGTGCTGTCACCAGTTGCGCGATTATGCGCACGATAAGCATCAGCGGGTAGATGATACGGTTTTTGGCGGCGGAAAGGGAATGCTGTTGATTGCAGAACCAATCGCTGCATGCTTTGATGACCTTACAGAGACACTTGGGAAAAAGCCGCATATTGTATATATGTCACCGCAGGGGCGCCCGATGAATCAAACCGTAATTCGTGAACTTTCCCAATACGAAAATCTTTGCATCCTTTGTGGCCATTATGAGGGCGTAGACGAGCGCGTTCTGGAAGCGTACGTAGATGAAGAAGTGTCGCTTGGAGATTTTGTGATGACCGGAGGCGAAATCCCGGCGCTGTGTTTGACCGATGCTGTAGGACGGATGCAGCCGGGGGTTTTGGCGGCGCAAGAGTGCTTTGAGGAGGAGAGCCATTATGATGGTCTCCTCGAGTATCCACAGTATAGCCGCCCGCAGGTTTGGCGCGGTCACAGTGTACCGGATATTCTGATGACCGGTCACCATGCCAATATCAAAAAATGGAGACATCAGCAAAGTGTTTTGAGGACTGCCCAAAAAAGACCGGATTTATTGCAAAAACGATCATTATCAAAAGAAGACTGGGAATTTTTGGAACAACAGAATCTTGTGGAGCAGAGTCAAAATTAAGACTTTATTTGACATAAATTTGTCATTCGTATGGCAGACAGCCCAAAAGTTTTCAACAAATATGGCAATTTGCACGATAAAAAACCTTGCAAAGCCTGCCTAATTAGGGCAACGATCCAAAGTTTTTTCTCGAATGTTGACGACGAAAGGAATTGTGCTATAATATTTTCGATGCTAAGGGAACTTAGATTTTTTTGTCTTGTTATGTTGGATTTCGTTTGATGAGCGTAAAATTCATCAAATCATTTGAGCGGAGTTAGGAGCGTTTTATATGTGTATGAAGGAAGTTTTGGTACAGAATCAAGTTGGGTTGCACGCGCGGCCGGCTACATTTTTTATTCAAAAAGCAAATGAGTTTAAATCTTCTATTTGGGTGGAGAAAGAAGAACGCCGTGTAAATGCCAAGAGCCTTTTGGGAGTGCTTTCTCTGGGAATTGTCGGCGGTACTACAATTCGTATTATTGCAGACGGCGCCGATGAGGAAGAGGCTGTTGACAGCTTGGTAAAACTTGTAAAATCCGGCTTTGCCGAGTAATTGTTTTAAAAATTAAGCACCGCCTTAAGAAGCGGTGCCTTTTTTATTTTTGGACGAAAGGAGAAAGTTTATGGAACAGACGCCGGACCAAAAGAAAAAAGAATTACGGAAAAAAGCCATGAAATTACCGCTTTCTCCGGGAGTCTATTTGATGCATGACCGCTCCGGAAAGATTATCTATATTGGAAAAGCAAAGGCACTCAAGAACCGGGTCAGCCAGTATTTTGGCAGTGAAAAAAATCATGATGACAAAGTGCGTCAGATGGTGGCGCATGTCGATTGGTTTGAATATATTTTGACCGACAGCGAATTTGAAGCATTAGTTTTGGAATGCAGTCTGATAAAACAGCACACACCGAAGTATAATATCCTTTTGAAGGACGATAAAGGTTATCATTATATTAAAGTTACAAATGAGGAATGGCCCAGAATTTCTCAGAGCAAACAAGCGCCTGATGATGGGAATACCTATATCGGTCCTTATGTAAGTTCCTGGGCAACGAAGGAAAGTGTTGATGAAGCACTCAAGATCTTTTGTTTACCAAGCTGCAACAGACATTTTCCAAGGGATATTGGAAAGGGAAGGCCATGCCTTAATTTCTTTATTAAGCAGTGCTGTGCACCCTGCCGCGGAAAAATCAGCAAAGAAGAATATTTGGAATCTGTAAATGAAGCCATTGATTTTCTCAAAGGCGGCAGTTCCGAAAGCGTTCGAAAGCTGACGGAGAAAATGAATCGAGCAGCAGAAAACTTAGAATTTGAGTATGCTGCCAGAATCCGTGATCGCCTTTCTGCAATTCGAAGGATGGGAGATCGACAAAAGGTTGTAGCAATCAGTGTGCCTGAGCAGGACGTGGTTGCGTTGGCACAGGGACCAACCGCTTGTTGCTTTCAGGTATTTCGCTTTCAGGATGGGAGACTTTGTGACCGCGAGAGCTTTCCAATGGGCAGATGCGGGGAACCAGAATCCGCTAGAAGAGAATTTTTAGAGCGCTATTATACGATCCGCGACCGTATCCCACCCCGCGTTACGCTCGATGGTCCGGC
This genomic window from Caproicibacterium sp. BJN0003 contains:
- the ffh gene encoding signal recognition particle protein — its product is MAFEGLSDKLSAAFKKLKSKGKLSEADVKTAMREVRMALLEADVNYKVAKDFTNRVTERAIGSEVMESLTPSQMVVKIVNEELTTLMGTDDADMRLKMPSSGPCIVLLCGLQGAGKTTHAAKLGKLLKRQGHRPLLVACDVYRPAAIKQLQVVGEQAGVPVFEMGKDDPVRISVKAIKHAKDYGNDIVLIDTAGRLQIDDVLMDELENIKAAVKPSEILLVVDSMTGQEAVNVAKAFDDKLGITGVILTKLDGDTRGGAALSVKAVTGKPIKYAGVGEKLDDLEVFHGDRMASRILGMGDVLTLIENAEQTMDEKEARKTAQKMMHNKLDYNDLLSQFQQMQKMGPMRSVLEKFGVDTRKIDDKAVDDRMVDKQIAIIRSMTKEEREKPAVMNPNRKRRIAAGSGTKVEDVNKLIRSMEQIQKVTKMMKKSGKKGKFRLPPGMLNGMGPGMGF
- the rpsP gene encoding 30S ribosomal protein S16; this encodes MAVKIRLRRMGAKKNPFYRIVVADSRYPRDGRFIEEIGYYNPLTEPSEVKVDSEKVKEWIKNGAQPTDTVKALFKKNGVL
- a CDS encoding KH domain-containing protein, which codes for MQELLLAIAKGLVEKPDQVSVTEDAPIEDGTIVYHLHVAEEDMGRVIGKQGRIAKAIRVVMRAAATRKETKISVEID
- the rimM gene encoding ribosome maturation factor RimM (Essential for efficient processing of 16S rRNA) — translated: MQSEYLEAGQVVGTHGIQGELRLLPWCDSADFLCRFKMFYRKDGTGLKVLSARTHKTLLLVRLEGIETVEMADAMRGQVLYFARKDANLPKGAYFRQDLIGLSAVDAETGKSYGILTDILETGANDVYEVTDEKGEKHLMPAVKEMVESVHIEEGILKIRPIGGIFDED
- the trmD gene encoding tRNA (guanosine(37)-N1)-methyltransferase TrmD; translated protein: MRIDLITLFPEMCERVLSESIIGRGRKKGALQVCCHQLRDYAHDKHQRVDDTVFGGGKGMLLIAEPIAACFDDLTETLGKKPHIVYMSPQGRPMNQTVIRELSQYENLCILCGHYEGVDERVLEAYVDEEVSLGDFVMTGGEIPALCLTDAVGRMQPGVLAAQECFEEESHYDGLLEYPQYSRPQVWRGHSVPDILMTGHHANIKKWRHQQSVLRTAQKRPDLLQKRSLSKEDWEFLEQQNLVEQSQN
- a CDS encoding HPr family phosphocarrier protein, coding for MCMKEVLVQNQVGLHARPATFFIQKANEFKSSIWVEKEERRVNAKSLLGVLSLGIVGGTTIRIIADGADEEEAVDSLVKLVKSGFAE
- the uvrC gene encoding excinuclease ABC subunit UvrC, producing the protein MEQTPDQKKKELRKKAMKLPLSPGVYLMHDRSGKIIYIGKAKALKNRVSQYFGSEKNHDDKVRQMVAHVDWFEYILTDSEFEALVLECSLIKQHTPKYNILLKDDKGYHYIKVTNEEWPRISQSKQAPDDGNTYIGPYVSSWATKESVDEALKIFCLPSCNRHFPRDIGKGRPCLNFFIKQCCAPCRGKISKEEYLESVNEAIDFLKGGSSESVRKLTEKMNRAAENLEFEYAARIRDRLSAIRRMGDRQKVVAISVPEQDVVALAQGPTACCFQVFRFQDGRLCDRESFPMGRCGEPESARREFLERYYTIRDRIPPRVTLDGPAESMDLLERWLTEKRGSRVLLSVPQKGEQAKLAEMVRQNAAEAVAQTTGRTVKETSALDELGRKLGLSEPPKYIESYDISNLQGGENVAGMIVFENGRPLKSAYRKFKIKTVEGQDDYASMRETLERRFEEYELHKEEGEGFGRLPDLILLDGGKGQVGAVKPVLEEHHLEIPLFGMVKDSSHRTRAITGDGGEISISSNRAAFTLVSSIQDEVHRWAIGYHRQLRKKHSISSALTTVEGIGEKRAKALLRYFRTMTAIREAELSQLEQAPGMTKPAAQKLYQAIHGAENLDEKSQKS